The following are from one region of the Carassius auratus strain Wakin chromosome 13, ASM336829v1, whole genome shotgun sequence genome:
- the LOC113112457 gene encoding protein eyes shut homolog — MSFPPINMRHRTHLQLQFQTLSPEGILFYASRYLSSRSGDFLSVSLSAGFVQLRYNLGNETIVLQSPQRVDVTGVKWHTVKTGREGNRGFLILDDEAVTRNSSEGTTTLDVSTNIFIGGVSSLNTVSPEAMEKEPVGFTGSIREVIVNGQDLVLTETGALDGANVGDWDGTACGYKVCSNSGYCHPAGLSSFRCICPALWTGSRCQQSVHCVNNLCQHNSVCVHNTTSASYSCMCSLGWVGTYCDQEVTLRTLRFTGNSYLKYKDLKYHSRNLMYTEVALNFSASSGDGLILWMGKAHSEDDDHLAVGLQGGYLKVSVNLGERTALPLVYQKTFCCNYWNYLSIIHNRTLIQVYVNEERVIFEDIDPFERYVAVNYGGEIYLGGFELKRDVASVTSGVFTKGFDGSIKDVFLYRDIRQLDFLQTSEGFNVYQGEE, encoded by the exons ATGTCATTTCCTCCCATCAACATGAGGCACAGAACTCATCTGCAGCTGCAGTTTCAAACTCTTTCACCAGAGGGAATCCTGTTCTACGCCTCACGATACTTGAGCAGTCGGTCCG GTGATTTCCTCAGCGTATCCCTGTCAGCTGGATTTGTGCAGCTCCGCTATAATCTGGGAAACGAAACTATTGTATTACAGTCTCCACAACGTGTAGATGTGACCGGCGTGAAGTGGCACACGGTGAAGACTGGTAGAGAAGGCAACCGTGGTTTTCTGATTCTGGATGATGAAGCTGTAACCAGGAACTCTTCGGAGGGCACGACCACTCTAGATGTTagcacaaatattttcattggTGGTGTGTCCTCCCTGAACACAGTGTCCCCAGAAGCAATGGAGAAGGAGCCTGTGGGATTCACAGGAAGCATTCGAGAGGTCATAGTCAACGGGCAGGACCTTGTTCTTACAGAGACAGGCGCACTGGATGGAGCCAATGTTGGCGACTGGGACGGGACAGCATGTGGATATAAGGTTTGCTCGAACAGTGGCTACTGCCATCCAGCTGGACTTTCTTCATTCAGGTGTATTTGCCCCGCGCTGTGGACTGGTTCACGGTGCCAGCAATCAGTTCACTGTGTCAACAATCTATGTCAACACAATTCTGTCTGTGTCCATAACACAACTTCTGCTTCGTATTCATGTATGTGTTCTCTGGGATGGGTTGGGACGTACTGTGACCAAGAGGTTACATTGAGAACTTTAAGGTTTACTGGAAACTCTTATTTGAAATACAAGGACCTGAAGTACCACTCTAGGAATTTGATGTACACTGAGGTGGCACTGAATTTTTCTGCTTCATCAGGGGACGGTTTGATCCTTTGGATGGGGAAAGCACACAGTGAAGACGATGACCATCTAGCGGTTGGGCTGCAGGGCGGTTATCTGAAGGTTTCAGTCAATCTTGGTGAGAGAACTGCTCTTCCGCTTGTGTATCAAAAGACTTTCTGCTGTAATTACTGGAATTACCTGTCTATCATTCATAACCGAACTCTCATCCAAGTCTATGTGAATGAGGAGAGAGTCATTTTTGAAGACATTGACCCCTTTGAACGGTATGTAGCAGTTAATTATGGAGGGGAGATTTATTTAGGGGGTTTCGAATTGAAAAGAGATGTGGCGTCAGTTACTTCTGGTGTATTTACTAAAGGGTTTGATGGGAGCATTAAAGATGTTTTCTTGTATCGGGACATCAGACAGCTGGACTTTTTACAAACCAGTGAAGGTTTTAATGTCTATCAAGGGGAAGAGTAG